In a genomic window of Pseudomonas putida:
- a CDS encoding MFS transporter, translated as MSPSIAVQMEEQDMRAFQWVVISLCFLINMLDGFDVLVMAFTAASVSSEWGLSGIQLGYLLSAGLIGMAFGSLFIAPWADRFGRRPLILLCISIAGLGMLASSQASSVTILGALRFLTGLGIGGVLASSYVIAGEYANQKWRSLAISLQSTAYALGATIGGLIAAQIIPHMGWRAVFLYGGVVTLMVLPVMYFLLPESIAFLVARQPHNALNRLNRLLSRVGINQISAMPQTELNAQTSLRQTFAGLFSKDLLRSTLLVWAGFFLVMFGFYFVMSWTPKLLVTAGLSNQQGITGGVLLNVGGIVGTSLIGLLAARYRLPRVLMSYLCLNAAFIAIFVHFTSNLSLAFVLVLIIGILVNGCVAGLYALTPSMYAPEQRVTALGWAIGMGRMGAILSPLVAGKLIDSSWLPSDLYLLFATAFVVAAIAVWLMKSHSMLQVTFKPVS; from the coding sequence ATGAGTCCGTCGATCGCTGTGCAAATGGAAGAACAAGATATGAGGGCGTTCCAATGGGTAGTGATCTCCCTCTGCTTCCTTATCAATATGCTTGATGGATTTGATGTACTGGTGATGGCATTCACCGCTGCATCCGTCTCAAGCGAGTGGGGCCTTAGTGGCATTCAGCTTGGCTACTTGTTAAGTGCAGGTCTGATAGGCATGGCATTTGGCTCACTATTTATCGCACCGTGGGCCGACAGATTTGGCCGTCGCCCATTGATACTACTCTGCATCTCAATCGCTGGACTGGGGATGCTGGCATCGTCCCAGGCATCTTCCGTGACCATACTCGGCGCTTTGCGATTCCTTACAGGGCTGGGTATCGGCGGCGTACTCGCGAGCAGCTACGTCATTGCCGGGGAATATGCGAATCAGAAATGGCGAAGCCTTGCGATCAGCCTGCAATCTACAGCCTACGCCTTGGGCGCCACGATAGGCGGCCTTATAGCTGCGCAAATCATTCCTCATATGGGGTGGCGCGCGGTATTTCTTTACGGCGGTGTGGTAACCCTGATGGTACTTCCCGTCATGTATTTCCTGCTCCCTGAGTCCATCGCATTTCTCGTCGCTCGTCAGCCGCATAACGCTTTGAATCGATTGAATCGACTGCTGAGCCGAGTAGGGATCAATCAAATCTCTGCTATGCCTCAAACCGAGCTGAACGCACAGACCTCTCTGCGGCAGACTTTTGCCGGGCTATTTTCCAAGGATCTTCTGCGTTCAACCCTACTGGTCTGGGCCGGATTTTTCCTAGTCATGTTCGGCTTCTATTTCGTCATGAGCTGGACACCGAAACTCTTGGTTACCGCAGGGCTTTCAAACCAACAGGGGATTACGGGAGGTGTACTACTCAACGTTGGAGGAATTGTTGGTACTTCTCTTATTGGCCTGCTTGCAGCGCGATATCGGTTACCGCGTGTCTTGATGAGTTACCTCTGCCTCAACGCCGCGTTCATCGCAATCTTCGTCCACTTCACGTCCAACCTTAGCCTGGCATTCGTGTTGGTACTGATAATCGGGATCCTAGTGAATGGTTGTGTGGCTGGCTTGTACGCGCTGACGCCGAGCATGTATGCCCCTGAGCAGCGTGTCACTGCTTTGGGCTGGGCGATCGGCATGGGAAGGATGGGGGCAATTCTCTCTCCTCTGGTGGCAGGCAAACTGATCGATTCGAGTTGGTTGCCCTCTGATCTTTATCTCCTTTTCGCCACCGCATTTGTTGTCGCGGCGATAGCGGTGTGGCTCATGAAAAGTCACTCCATGCTCCAGGTCACATTCAAGCCTGTCTCCTAA
- the fdhA gene encoding formaldehyde dehydrogenase, glutathione-independent gives MSGNRGVVYLGQGKVEVQNIPYPKMQDPQGKQIDHGVILRVVSTNICGSDQHMVRGRTTAPEGLVLGHEITGEVIEIGRGVETMKVGDLVSVPFNVACGHCRTCKEQHTGVCLTVNPARAGGAYGYVDMGGWVGGQAEYVLVPYADFNLLKLPDRDAAMEKIRDLTCLSDILPTGFHGAVTAGVGPGSTVYIAGAGPVGLAAAASARLLGAAVVIIGDVNTTRLAHAKKQGFEIADLSKDTPLHEQIADLLGDPEVDCAVDAVGFEARGHGHAGSQQEAPATVLNSLMGITRVAGKIGIPGLYVTEDPGATDAAAKRGSLSIRFGLGWAKSHSFHTGQTPVMKYNRQLMQAIMWDRLKIADIVGVEVITLDDAPKGYGEFDAGVPKKFVIDPHNLFRTA, from the coding sequence ATGTCTGGAAATCGTGGTGTGGTTTATCTCGGCCAAGGTAAGGTCGAAGTGCAGAATATTCCCTATCCGAAGATGCAGGATCCTCAAGGCAAGCAGATTGATCACGGTGTGATTCTTCGCGTGGTATCCACCAACATCTGCGGCTCTGACCAGCATATGGTGCGTGGCCGAACCACAGCGCCGGAGGGATTGGTGCTAGGCCATGAAATCACCGGTGAAGTGATCGAGATCGGTCGAGGCGTAGAAACCATGAAAGTTGGCGACTTGGTCTCGGTTCCTTTCAATGTCGCATGCGGTCATTGCCGAACCTGTAAGGAACAACACACCGGCGTCTGCTTGACGGTAAACCCTGCTCGAGCTGGCGGCGCCTATGGGTACGTCGACATGGGCGGCTGGGTCGGTGGCCAGGCCGAATACGTATTGGTTCCCTACGCCGACTTCAACCTGCTGAAGCTGCCCGATCGCGATGCTGCCATGGAGAAAATTCGCGATCTGACCTGCCTATCTGACATTTTGCCTACTGGCTTTCATGGGGCAGTCACTGCTGGCGTCGGCCCTGGTAGCACAGTTTACATCGCTGGTGCAGGCCCAGTAGGTCTGGCGGCCGCTGCTTCGGCGCGCCTTTTAGGCGCCGCGGTGGTGATCATCGGCGACGTCAACACGACCCGCTTGGCCCACGCCAAGAAACAGGGATTCGAGATCGCCGACCTCTCCAAAGACACCCCGCTACACGAGCAAATCGCCGATTTATTGGGAGACCCTGAGGTGGACTGCGCGGTAGACGCCGTAGGTTTCGAGGCTCGTGGGCACGGTCACGCCGGATCGCAACAAGAAGCTCCGGCCACCGTGCTGAATTCATTGATGGGTATCACCCGCGTTGCAGGAAAAATTGGTATTCCAGGTCTGTACGTTACCGAAGACCCAGGAGCAACGGATGCCGCTGCTAAACGCGGTAGCCTAAGCATCCGCTTTGGTTTGGGCTGGGCCAAGTCGCATAGTTTTCATACTGGCCAAACCCCAGTGATGAAATACAACCGCCAGCTGATGCAGGCCATCATGTGGGATCGCCTGAAGATTGCCGACATCGTCGGCGTGGAAGTCATCACCCTAGATGACGCCCCAAAAGGTTACGGTGAGTTCGACGCAGGAGTGCCGAAGAAATTCGTCATTGACCCGCACAATTTGTTCCGTACCGCCTGA
- a CDS encoding aromatic ring-hydroxylating dioxygenase subunit alpha, translated as MSTSQAQSLAYEVGAPSELPKFPLNQWYVSGFAWELKDKPVGRTLLGKPIVLFRTADGKPAALEDRCCHRALPLSHGTLEEQGVRCGYHGLLFNGEGQCLEVPGQTKIPSKAKVPAYHVRERDQIIWIWFGNADNKEPTCEPPAYDIHTNGEYLFEGDVYHYDAPYQLIHDNLLDLSHLGYVHLRTIGGNAKIHMNAQMRVDSDETTVKVTRHMPDSVPPPTYTAAYPFQGKVDRWQEIEFHVTHLRIWTGAADANTVSLDDPQRGGFHMRGFHGVTPETETSSHYFWTIASNPKSNPEEVMTKVVEQTAMTFDEDKVVIEAQYKNMLEFGPKPMVDIHVDVGANRARKIIEQLRQES; from the coding sequence ATGAGTACATCGCAAGCTCAATCGCTCGCGTATGAGGTTGGGGCTCCTTCAGAGCTACCGAAGTTTCCGTTGAATCAATGGTACGTCTCAGGCTTTGCCTGGGAACTGAAGGACAAACCGGTGGGCAGAACGTTGCTCGGAAAACCCATTGTGCTGTTTCGCACGGCAGATGGTAAGCCGGCAGCTCTGGAAGATCGCTGTTGCCATCGAGCCCTGCCTCTATCTCACGGCACGCTAGAAGAGCAAGGTGTGCGCTGTGGCTACCACGGCCTGTTGTTCAACGGAGAGGGGCAATGCCTGGAGGTGCCTGGGCAGACCAAAATCCCTTCGAAAGCCAAAGTGCCTGCGTACCACGTCCGTGAGCGCGATCAGATTATCTGGATCTGGTTCGGCAACGCGGATAACAAAGAGCCCACCTGTGAGCCTCCGGCATACGACATCCACACCAACGGCGAGTATCTCTTCGAAGGTGATGTCTATCACTACGATGCGCCTTACCAGCTAATCCATGACAACTTGCTTGACCTGAGCCATCTGGGCTACGTGCACCTGCGCACTATCGGTGGTAACGCGAAAATCCACATGAATGCCCAAATGCGTGTCGATAGTGATGAGACGACTGTGAAGGTCACTCGCCATATGCCGGATTCGGTACCGCCACCCACCTACACCGCGGCTTATCCATTCCAGGGCAAGGTCGATCGCTGGCAAGAAATCGAATTCCACGTCACGCATCTCCGTATTTGGACAGGTGCAGCTGACGCGAACACGGTATCGCTAGATGACCCACAGCGCGGAGGGTTCCATATGCGTGGTTTCCACGGAGTGACCCCCGAAACGGAAACCTCCAGCCATTACTTCTGGACTATCGCATCCAATCCGAAGAGCAATCCTGAAGAAGTCATGACAAAGGTCGTAGAACAGACTGCCATGACCTTTGATGAGGATAAGGTCGTTATCGAAGCTCAGTACAAAAACATGCTCGAGTTCGGCCCCAAGCCAATGGTGGACATCCACGTGGACGTAGGCGCAAACCGTGCACGCAAGATAATCGAGCAGCTTCGCCAAGAGTCTTGA